The Pararhizobium sp. IMCC21322 sequence ATCCGAACTGCGCAAACGCAGCCATCTCACGATATTGGGCCAATTCACCCTTAATTGTACCGGCAACCTGCTTCATCGCCTTGATCTGGGCGGCTGATCCCACACGGGACACAGACAGACCCACATTCACTGCCGGGCGAATACCCTGGAAGAACAGATCAGTCTCAAGGAAGATCTGCCCATCCGTAATGGAAATCACATTTGTCGGAATATAGGCCGACACGTCATTCGCCTGGGTTTCAATAACCGGAAGCGCAGTCAGTGAACCGGAACCATTGTCTTCGTTCAGCTTCGCAGAGCGCTCAAGAAGACGAGAGTGCAGGTAGAAAACGTCACCTGGATAGGCTTCACGGCCTGGTGGACGGCGCAGCAACAACGACATCTGACGATAGGCAACAGCCTGTTTTGACAAATCATCATAACAGATCAGGGCATGCATGCCATTGTCGCGGAAAAACTCACCCATCGCACAACCGGCAAAAGGTGCCAGGAACTGCAGTGGTGCCGGCTCAGATGCGGTGGCCGCAACAATGATGGAATATTCAAGCGCGCCGCGCTCTTCCAGAACTTTCACGAATTGGGCAACTGTCGAGCGTTTCTGGCCAATGGCCACGTAAACGCAATACAGTTTTTCGTTTTCGTCACCACTTTCATGCAGTGATTTCTGATTGAGGATCGTATCCAGCAGAATAGCTGTTTTGCCGGTCTGACGGTCACCAATCACCAGCTCACGCTGGCCACGGCCAATCGGGATCATCGCATCAATTGCCTTGAGACCGGTCGACATAGGCTCATGAACCGACTTACGCGGAATAATGCCTGGTGCCTTGACGTCCACCAAACGGCGCTCACTGCTTTCAATCGGGCCTTTGCCATCCAGCGGATTGCCAAGCGGATCAACAACGCGACCAAGCAGACCCTTGCCCACAGGCACATCCACAATCGCGCCGGTACGCTTGACCGTATCGCCTTCTTTAATGTCACGATCGGACCCGAAGATCACGATTCCGACATTGTCAGTTTCAAGGTTCAGCGCCATGCCACGGATGTTACCGG is a genomic window containing:
- the atpA gene encoding F0F1 ATP synthase subunit alpha translates to MDIRAAEISAILKEQIKNFGAEAEVSEVGQVLSVGDGIARVYGLDNVQAGEMVEFPGNIRGMALNLETDNVGIVIFGSDRDIKEGDTVKRTGAIVDVPVGKGLLGRVVDPLGNPLDGKGPIESSERRLVDVKAPGIIPRKSVHEPMSTGLKAIDAMIPIGRGQRELVIGDRQTGKTAILLDTILNQKSLHESGDENEKLYCVYVAIGQKRSTVAQFVKVLEERGALEYSIIVAATASEPAPLQFLAPFAGCAMGEFFRDNGMHALICYDDLSKQAVAYRQMSLLLRRPPGREAYPGDVFYLHSRLLERSAKLNEDNGSGSLTALPVIETQANDVSAYIPTNVISITDGQIFLETDLFFQGIRPAVNVGLSVSRVGSAAQIKAMKQVAGTIKGELAQYREMAAFAQFGSDLDASTQQLLNRGARLVELLKQPQFSPLKTEEQVAVIFAGVNGYLDKIKVSEVRPFEEGLLSLLRNENAELLNAIRTEKALTDDIKTKLTSIIDAYAKNFA